From a region of the Constantimarinum furrinae genome:
- a CDS encoding DUF4834 family protein — MMTFLKTVLIILLVYYGLKFLIKLLTPYIMRYVSKKMAQKFEKAFGNNPNTSNSHQKEGHVTIDKMPSGGNGSKSKVGEYVDYEEVE, encoded by the coding sequence ATGATGACATTCTTAAAAACGGTTTTAATCATCCTTCTGGTATACTATGGATTAAAGTTTCTCATTAAGCTGTTAACACCATACATTATGCGGTATGTTTCAAAAAAAATGGCTCAAAAATTTGAAAAGGCCTTCGGGAACAACCCAAATACTTCAAATTCTCATCAAAAGGAAGGACATGTTACTATTGATAAAATGCCTTCGGGAGGAAATGGCTCGAAATCGAAAGTGGGTGAATATGTGGATTATGAAGAGGTAGAGTAG
- a CDS encoding YfhO family protein — protein sequence MQRFFKDYLPHLVVLLLFALASLVYFSPVLQGKKIYQGDIVQYTGMAKKQNDYRAATGEETYWTDAAFGGMPTYQLGAKYPHNYIKSLDLTLRFLPRPADYLFLYFLSFYILMLVFKIDYKLAFLGALAFGFSTYLIIILGVGHNAKAHAIAYMPLVLSGIILTFRGKYLYGFLLTTIAMGLELVANHFQMTYYLLLLVLVIGIAYLIDAIKKKQLVHFGKSVALMTLGVLIAIGLNATNILATKEYADASTRGKSELSINPDGTPKESSSGLGYDYITEYSYGKLESLNLFIPNFMGGGSGDPFPEESAAYEELLKMGAPANEAADILTQLPVYWGDQPIVAAPAYIGAVVIFLALLGIFLVRGRFRWWIIAGFLLSLTLSWGKNFDFLTQFFVDYVPLYDKFRAVSSIQVLIELILPVLAVVGLHQFFNAFERTGEKKKALMYSAGILGGLTLIFIIAKSSLFEFTSPYDHLIREQLGTPLVDAIKEDRMTLFTADAIRSLIFVLLSAAVLWFFLKEKLKVNAAIALLAVLILVDLVGVDRRYVNNDDFVQARLVDEPFQQNGADIQILKDDGHFRVYDVASNAFNSGRASYFHNALGGYHAAKPGRIQDIDEFYLSKGDIGILNMFNVRYIIGQGQNGGAVAQKNPFANGNAWFVENVILAENADEEILLLDSLDSKRTAVIHKDFANELPAKKIARDSTASIELVSYKPDHLVYEASTKSAQLAIFSEVYYPKGWNAYINNEPVDHLRANYVLRAIKVPAGNNKIEFKFEPRVIQTGSTISMVSSILLILIVLGGLFAVFRNKKNEAVE from the coding sequence ATGCAGCGATTTTTTAAAGATTACCTTCCTCACCTTGTTGTTCTTTTACTTTTTGCATTGGCTTCTCTGGTCTATTTTAGTCCGGTACTACAAGGAAAAAAGATCTATCAGGGCGATATTGTACAGTATACGGGGATGGCCAAAAAACAAAATGACTATCGCGCTGCCACCGGTGAAGAAACCTATTGGACAGATGCTGCATTCGGAGGAATGCCAACCTATCAATTAGGTGCAAAATATCCTCATAATTATATAAAATCACTGGATTTAACGCTTCGGTTTCTGCCACGGCCTGCCGATTATCTTTTCCTTTATTTTCTGTCTTTTTATATCCTGATGTTAGTTTTTAAAATCGATTATAAACTGGCGTTTTTAGGCGCATTAGCCTTTGGTTTTTCAACATATCTTATTATAATTCTGGGTGTAGGGCATAATGCCAAGGCGCATGCAATCGCTTATATGCCTTTGGTACTATCGGGAATCATCCTCACATTTCGGGGAAAATATCTATATGGTTTTTTACTTACTACGATCGCCATGGGACTCGAGCTGGTTGCCAATCACTTCCAAATGACATACTACCTGCTGTTGTTGGTTCTGGTTATAGGTATTGCATACCTTATTGATGCGATAAAAAAGAAACAATTAGTGCACTTTGGGAAATCGGTGGCACTAATGACTTTAGGGGTTTTGATTGCTATTGGATTAAATGCAACGAACATACTGGCAACCAAGGAATATGCCGATGCCTCCACCAGGGGGAAAAGCGAATTATCCATTAATCCTGATGGCACCCCTAAGGAAAGCAGTTCCGGACTTGGTTATGACTATATCACCGAGTATTCTTACGGGAAGCTGGAAAGCCTCAACTTATTCATTCCCAATTTTATGGGAGGTGGTTCTGGGGATCCCTTTCCTGAAGAGTCGGCTGCCTACGAAGAACTGCTAAAAATGGGTGCACCGGCCAATGAGGCCGCAGATATTTTAACTCAACTACCTGTATATTGGGGTGACCAACCTATAGTGGCAGCTCCTGCCTATATAGGCGCAGTAGTAATTTTCCTCGCGTTATTGGGCATTTTTCTTGTGAGAGGACGATTTAGATGGTGGATCATTGCCGGATTTCTGTTAAGTCTTACCTTATCATGGGGCAAGAACTTCGATTTTCTGACTCAGTTTTTTGTCGATTATGTGCCACTCTATGATAAATTCCGTGCGGTGTCATCAATTCAAGTGCTCATAGAACTAATACTACCCGTACTCGCGGTGGTTGGACTGCATCAATTTTTTAATGCTTTTGAACGTACCGGAGAAAAGAAAAAGGCACTGATGTATTCTGCCGGGATATTGGGCGGACTCACTCTTATCTTTATCATTGCGAAATCATCTTTATTTGAGTTTACAAGTCCGTATGACCATTTAATTCGAGAACAATTGGGAACCCCTTTGGTGGATGCCATAAAAGAGGACAGGATGACCTTATTCACAGCGGACGCCATACGTTCTTTGATATTTGTATTACTTTCAGCTGCCGTCTTGTGGTTTTTTCTGAAAGAAAAACTGAAGGTTAATGCCGCTATTGCCCTATTGGCTGTACTTATACTGGTAGATCTGGTAGGTGTAGACAGAAGATATGTCAACAATGATGATTTTGTTCAGGCGCGTTTAGTGGATGAACCCTTTCAGCAAAATGGAGCTGATATTCAGATCCTGAAGGACGACGGACATTTTAGAGTCTATGATGTAGCAAGCAATGCTTTCAACAGTGGTCGGGCGAGTTATTTCCACAATGCCTTGGGCGGATATCACGCTGCGAAACCGGGAAGAATTCAGGATATTGATGAGTTTTATCTTTCAAAAGGAGATATTGGTATTTTAAATATGTTCAATGTTCGGTATATTATCGGTCAAGGACAGAATGGGGGAGCGGTAGCACAAAAGAATCCGTTCGCCAACGGCAATGCCTGGTTTGTTGAGAACGTGATCCTGGCTGAAAATGCCGATGAGGAGATCCTGCTCTTAGATAGTCTCGATTCAAAAAGAACGGCCGTTATCCATAAGGACTTTGCCAATGAATTACCGGCAAAAAAGATAGCCAGGGATTCTACGGCTAGCATCGAATTGGTTTCCTATAAACCGGATCATTTGGTGTATGAAGCGTCTACGAAGTCGGCGCAGCTCGCAATCTTTTCTGAAGTATATTACCCTAAGGGTTGGAACGCATATATTAACAATGAACCGGTAGATCACCTTCGGGCAAATTATGTATTGCGTGCGATAAAGGTTCCTGCCGGAAACAACAAGATCGAGTTTAAATTTGAACCCCGGGTGATACAGACCGGAAGCACCATTAGTATGGTGAGTAGTATATTGCTGATACTTATCGTACTAGGAGGACTCTTTGCTGTTTTCAGAAATAAAAAAAACGAGGCTGTTGAATAA
- a CDS encoding glycosyltransferase family 4 protein, translating into MNKPASKRVLIITYYWPPAGGPGVQRWLNFVKYFRDYGIEPVVYIPENPEYPLIDESFASEIPSDIKILKHPISEPYKLARIFSKNKTKQMSSGIITAKKQSAIEKLMLFIRGNFFIPDARVKWVKPSVAYLSSYLSAQNIDTVITTGPPHSLHLIGLQLKQKLHVRWIADFRDPWTTIHYHKALRLTKASERRHKEMEAKVLTSADTVVVTSPTTKTEFEIITDKPIEVVTNGYELSEEKEISLDKPFSIAHIGSLLSERNPKVLWGVLCELCKENPHFAENLQIKLAGAVSEEVLASISKYGLFEKCINLGYVSHTVARQLQRAAQVLLLVEKNSPETRAIIPGKLFEYLAAKRPVIALGPAGSDMEVIINETNCGAFFGYTEDDKLKEKILSYFNAYQQQALEVSSEGIEKYSRKELTRHMASIVHG; encoded by the coding sequence TTGAATAAACCTGCATCGAAAAGGGTATTGATCATAACGTATTACTGGCCGCCTGCCGGTGGACCGGGAGTGCAACGCTGGTTAAATTTTGTAAAGTACTTTCGGGACTACGGAATAGAACCTGTAGTGTATATTCCTGAAAATCCTGAATATCCCTTAATAGATGAAAGCTTTGCGTCAGAGATTCCTTCAGATATAAAAATTCTGAAGCACCCCATTTCTGAACCCTATAAACTTGCAAGAATATTCTCCAAAAACAAAACCAAACAGATGAGCAGTGGTATTATTACCGCTAAAAAACAATCTGCTATTGAAAAACTGATGCTTTTTATTCGTGGCAACTTCTTTATTCCCGACGCACGAGTGAAATGGGTGAAGCCTTCTGTGGCATATTTGTCGTCTTATCTAAGCGCACAAAACATCGATACGGTTATTACCACGGGTCCGCCGCATAGCCTGCACCTTATAGGTTTACAGCTTAAACAAAAACTTCACGTACGCTGGATAGCCGATTTTAGGGATCCGTGGACCACGATACATTATCACAAGGCGTTGCGACTTACAAAGGCTTCGGAAAGAAGACACAAGGAAATGGAAGCAAAGGTACTTACCTCGGCAGATACAGTGGTGGTCACGAGTCCAACGACCAAAACTGAATTTGAGATCATTACCGATAAGCCTATAGAGGTAGTAACAAATGGCTACGAGCTTTCCGAAGAAAAAGAGATATCGCTGGACAAACCCTTTTCTATAGCTCATATAGGTTCACTCTTAAGTGAGCGAAATCCGAAAGTATTGTGGGGAGTCCTGTGTGAACTTTGTAAAGAGAACCCTCACTTCGCTGAAAATCTACAGATCAAACTGGCAGGTGCAGTGAGTGAAGAGGTGCTGGCAAGTATTTCTAAATACGGGCTATTCGAAAAATGTATAAATCTGGGATATGTTTCTCATACAGTGGCCCGTCAATTGCAGCGGGCTGCGCAGGTATTATTGCTGGTAGAAAAGAACAGTCCCGAAACCCGTGCAATTATTCCCGGAAAGCTTTTTGAATACCTTGCGGCAAAGCGCCCAGTTATTGCCTTAGGTCCGGCAGGGAGTGATATGGAAGTTATCATTAATGAAACAAATTGTGGTGCTTTTTTCGGTTATACCGAAGATGATAAATTAAAGGAAAAGATTCTCTCATATTTTAATGCGTACCAACAGCAGGCATTGGAGGTATCTTCCGAAGGGATAGAAAAATACAGCCGAAAAGAACTTACACGGCACATGGCCAGCATAGTACATGGTTAA